A genomic region of Roseateles amylovorans contains the following coding sequences:
- a CDS encoding YbgC/FadM family acyl-CoA thioesterase, with amino-acid sequence MSSDRQPPTRDRFRFFERLRVRWSEIDAQQIVFNGHYLTYFDTAVGGYWRALALPYAPTMQSLQGDLFVRKSTLEYLNAARYDELIDIGVRTDRVGTTSMTMACGVFRGDECLVHGELVYVFADAVTRVPKPVPEPLRDLLLSFERGELMTDARLGSWSELGADAQRIRQTVFVEEQKIPAEMEWDAADESCTHAVAYNRLGRPLATGRLLEHVPGVAKIGRMAVLSPMRGSRVGRQVLDALMQAGRAQGYREVLLHAQLSAEGFYTRSGFQRRGPVFEEAGIAHVEMVRTL; translated from the coding sequence ATGAGCTCCGACCGCCAACCGCCGACGCGCGACCGTTTCCGCTTCTTCGAACGGCTGCGCGTGCGCTGGTCGGAGATCGACGCGCAGCAGATCGTGTTCAACGGGCACTACCTGACCTACTTCGACACGGCCGTGGGCGGCTACTGGCGCGCGCTGGCGCTGCCGTATGCGCCGACGATGCAGTCGCTGCAGGGCGACCTGTTCGTGCGCAAGTCCACGCTGGAGTACCTCAACGCCGCCCGCTATGACGAGCTGATCGACATCGGCGTGCGCACCGATCGGGTGGGCACCACCTCGATGACCATGGCCTGCGGCGTCTTCCGGGGCGATGAATGCCTGGTGCATGGCGAGCTGGTCTATGTCTTTGCGGATGCGGTCACCCGCGTGCCGAAGCCGGTACCGGAGCCGCTGCGCGATCTGCTGCTGAGCTTCGAGCGCGGCGAGCTGATGACCGATGCACGCCTCGGGAGCTGGAGCGAATTGGGCGCGGATGCGCAGCGCATCCGGCAGACGGTGTTTGTCGAGGAACAGAAGATCCCGGCCGAGATGGAGTGGGACGCCGCGGACGAAAGCTGCACCCATGCGGTGGCCTACAACCGGCTGGGCCGCCCGCTGGCGACCGGCCGCCTGCTGGAGCATGTGCCGGGCGTGGCCAAGATCGGCCGCATGGCGGTGCTGTCGCCAATGCGCGGCAGCCGGGTCGGGCGTCAGGTGCTGGATGCGCTGATGCAGGCCGGGCGGGCGCAGGGCTACCGCGAGGTGCTGCTGCATGCGCAGCTCAGCGCCGAGGGCTTTTACACCCGCTCGGGCTTTCAGCGGCGCGGGCCGGTGTTTGAAGAGGCCGGCATCGCCCATGTGGAGATGGTGCGGACCTTGTGA
- a CDS encoding TetR/AcrR family transcriptional regulator — protein MTAPLSPKAAEIVAHTRALLVAGGYNSFSYADLAERVGITKPSIHHHFPSKAVLVQTVVAQYREDARNGLAGLVQQLDDPLSELNAYAGYWSACIQSGEHPFCICAMLVTELPTVPDEVAAEVRGHFEDLTTWLASVFTRGAAAGQFHLPNSATISARGFMAVVHGAMLVARALGDPAAFATIVQPAILRLTRAS, from the coding sequence ATGACCGCCCCCCTCTCCCCCAAAGCCGCAGAGATCGTGGCGCACACCCGCGCCTTGCTGGTGGCCGGCGGCTACAACAGCTTCAGTTATGCGGACCTGGCTGAGCGCGTCGGAATCACCAAGCCCAGCATCCATCACCACTTTCCAAGCAAGGCGGTGCTGGTGCAGACCGTGGTCGCCCAGTACCGCGAGGACGCGCGCAACGGCTTGGCTGGCCTGGTGCAGCAGCTCGACGATCCGCTGTCGGAGCTCAACGCCTATGCCGGCTACTGGTCGGCCTGCATCCAAAGCGGCGAGCATCCGTTCTGCATCTGCGCCATGCTGGTCACCGAACTGCCCACGGTGCCGGACGAAGTCGCCGCGGAAGTGCGCGGCCATTTCGAGGACCTCACCACCTGGCTCGCCTCGGTGTTCACCCGCGGCGCCGCGGCGGGCCAGTTCCACCTGCCCAACAGCGCCACCATCTCCGCACGCGGCTTCATGGCGGTGGTGCACGGTGCCATGCTGGTGGCGCGCGCATTGGGCGATCCCGCCGCCTTCGCCACCATCGTGCAACCGGCCATCCTCCGATTGACCCGAGCTTCCTGA
- a CDS encoding alpha/beta hydrolase: MAAVLERIHRANRPSFASLSPKQARIAYLMGAEILDLPRAPLARIENLRIPGPAQELPARLYAPTLRDDGAPLPVLLYFHGGGFVIGSLETHDSLCRQLALRSGAAVIAVDYRLAPEHPFPAAVDDAWAALRWVAAEAASLGLDGRRLAVGGDSAGGTLAAVTALHARDIRSELGLDLALQLLITPGATAHADTDSHRRFAQGHLLDADTIAWFFNQYIPTERRDDWRFAPLLAQDHGDLAPACLILAEADPLIDEGLAYADLLRANGNAVQLELYRGVTHDFIKMGRSIPEAELALDACAAALQRAFQPDTTAA, encoded by the coding sequence ATGGCCGCCGTGCTGGAGCGGATCCACCGCGCCAATCGTCCCTCGTTCGCCAGCCTGTCGCCCAAGCAGGCCCGCATCGCCTACCTGATGGGGGCGGAGATCCTGGACCTGCCGCGCGCGCCGCTGGCCCGCATCGAGAACCTGCGCATTCCGGGGCCCGCTCAGGAACTGCCCGCACGCCTGTATGCGCCGACGCTGCGCGACGACGGCGCACCGCTGCCGGTGCTGCTCTATTTCCACGGGGGCGGTTTCGTCATCGGCAGCCTGGAGACGCACGACAGCCTGTGCCGCCAGCTCGCCCTGCGCAGCGGTGCGGCGGTGATCGCGGTGGACTACCGGCTCGCGCCCGAGCATCCGTTTCCGGCCGCAGTGGACGACGCCTGGGCCGCCTTGCGCTGGGTGGCGGCCGAGGCCGCGTCGCTGGGCCTGGACGGCCGTCGGCTGGCGGTGGGTGGCGACAGCGCCGGCGGCACGCTGGCCGCGGTCACGGCGCTGCATGCGCGGGACATCCGGTCCGAGCTGGGCCTCGATCTGGCGCTGCAACTGCTCATCACGCCCGGTGCGACCGCGCATGCGGACACCGATTCGCATCGCCGCTTCGCGCAGGGCCATCTGCTCGATGCCGACACCATTGCGTGGTTCTTCAACCAATACATTCCGACCGAGCGCCGTGACGACTGGCGCTTCGCCCCGTTGCTGGCGCAGGACCATGGCGATCTGGCGCCGGCCTGCCTGATCCTGGCGGAGGCGGATCCGCTGATCGACGAAGGCCTGGCCTACGCCGATCTGCTGCGTGCCAACGGCAACGCCGTGCAGCTGGAGCTGTATCGCGGCGTGACCCATGACTTCATCAAGATGGGGCGTAGCATCCCGGAAGCGGAACTGGCGCTGGATGCCTGTGCTGCTGCCCTTCAACGCGCCTTCCAACCGGACACGACCGCCGCATGA